In Nitrosospira briensis C-128, a genomic segment contains:
- a CDS encoding SulP family inorganic anion transporter yields MSSSTLDKPLSTDDHAPGATAEEVVAPGSAGFQAKYLARDIQAGIITGTMAVPLSIGIAMMSEYPIKVALATVVFACFIGWVNAFFKPGNFIGVPGVAAGLAPALAMGVHTFGIENMAFVIFLTASMQAVVWKYNWQRYILQAVPVYLVEGLLAGVGLKIGLKFATFCYEIPAELETADVFWNEARIQIVLISIVGFAAFVYLFSKFKDTKPAIPYFLLIIASIVLAQYMPMSMLFVEDVPFVLALPIPHIESAMMWVYIVGFAAMLATIDVIEQVMSNAAIEKIDPLGRKCNTNNSLWSIWISNMGASFFGGMTNLDGLAKSTTNRLAGAYTKFSNVVVGSVVLFFFFNSHYLEYLPKFSLAAIMIFSGWKMVMGLWHVANYGQYALILSVLTALLVFKIGIFEGMLVALAIHGLINYLVFHQAGKIPSKVIIKKYFEKFSTGGTAD; encoded by the coding sequence ATGAGTTCATCTACTTTAGATAAACCGCTGTCAACCGATGATCATGCACCCGGCGCCACCGCGGAAGAAGTGGTCGCGCCAGGATCGGCGGGGTTTCAGGCCAAGTATCTCGCTCGCGACATTCAGGCTGGAATTATAACTGGAACCATGGCGGTCCCGCTATCGATCGGCATTGCCATGATGTCGGAGTATCCTATCAAAGTAGCGCTGGCGACGGTCGTTTTTGCCTGTTTCATCGGATGGGTCAATGCATTTTTCAAGCCCGGCAATTTTATCGGCGTGCCGGGGGTGGCAGCCGGTCTCGCGCCTGCCCTGGCGATGGGCGTTCACACCTTCGGTATCGAGAATATGGCGTTTGTCATTTTCCTGACAGCCAGCATGCAAGCGGTCGTATGGAAATACAACTGGCAACGGTATATCTTGCAGGCGGTACCGGTTTATCTCGTAGAAGGGCTATTGGCGGGAGTGGGCCTGAAGATAGGCCTCAAATTTGCCACATTTTGCTATGAGATACCGGCAGAACTGGAAACGGCCGATGTATTCTGGAACGAGGCACGAATCCAGATCGTGCTGATATCGATAGTCGGTTTCGCCGCGTTTGTATACCTGTTTTCCAAATTCAAGGATACGAAACCCGCAATTCCTTATTTCCTGTTGATAATAGCAAGTATCGTGCTCGCTCAATACATGCCGATGTCCATGCTATTCGTGGAGGATGTTCCGTTTGTGCTTGCCCTCCCGATACCGCATATCGAGAGCGCAATGATGTGGGTGTACATCGTGGGGTTCGCGGCAATGCTCGCCACGATCGATGTGATAGAGCAGGTAATGAGCAACGCCGCGATCGAAAAAATAGATCCGCTGGGGCGCAAATGCAACACCAATAACAGCTTGTGGTCTATCTGGATAAGCAATATGGGCGCGAGTTTTTTTGGCGGCATGACCAACCTGGACGGATTGGCTAAAAGTACCACCAACAGACTGGCTGGGGCATATACCAAGTTTTCGAATGTTGTCGTCGGTTCGGTCGTTCTCTTCTTCTTCTTCAATTCGCACTATCTTGAATATCTGCCGAAGTTCTCGCTGGCCGCAATCATGATTTTCTCCGGCTGGAAAATGGTCATGGGATTGTGGCATGTTGCCAATTACGGGCAATACGCACTGATACTTTCAGTTCTTACCGCCTTGCTGGTCTTCAAGATAGGCATCTTCGAAGGCATGCTGGTGGCGCTGGCGATTCACGGGCTTATCAATTACCTGGTCTTTCATCAGGCCGGCAAGATACCCAGCAAGGTCAT